TCTATCAGGAGGAAACATGGGGTATTGAATATGGAAGTCAAAATAATGTTCTACATAGCAGCACCCAGGTGAATACCTATGCAAGCCTCTTTTAAGTAGAGTTATTTGAGAAGCGTGTCAACTTTGACAGAGATTTACATCGTGAGCCAATGTATTAACTGGTTCACGACTTTCACTATGGGCAGTTTGATTTTCTTTAGATGATATCACTGCTTGAAACATAGAGTCTACAATTCAGCCGTTATCCATTGAGCTGGGCAGAAATCTCTGGTCATGTTCAGATGATGTTTGAGTAGTTAGTGGGAAAAGTTTTCTCTGTAAAACTGGATATTATACTCAGTTTAAACTCTGCAAAGTATTTTGTGCATAGTGGCTATTGATATTAGTCGATGAACTGGTGAAAACCTGATAACATTCCTATGCAATCCGTGTCTGTCACATTATATCTTGTCTCCTGTAGCCATACAAATTTAGTTTTGTTCCGTAGTTTACTGTTGCCTTGTATGCAGTTGTTTACCGATATAAAGAAGAGCTTGAAACGGTGCAGTGTTCTCAGTAAGAACCAGACTTTATTCAATTTGTTCAAGGTATATTTCTCATTCGCTCAATGGGTTTTATATATGTACTGATATTTGAGCAATGCCTTGACTTGTCTGATAACCAACGTTGTTTGTGGAGTATCAGAATTTTATTTGGAGAAACATTTGGTAGTTAGATCAACTTTGCCGCCTAGGTTTCAACAAGGGAGGGCGTATACAGTTGTGCTCTTTTCTTTAATAGTGTGTGCAATCCAATTTATATGCTTTAGTACACGATTCCTTATTAGATCGATGGAGATTTCGACTTCCTTCTTTTCAAAGGGTCCCCTCTTTACAGGTCTTTCAACGAGTTCTTAAGGCATATGCTACGAAGCTATTTCTTAAGCTCCCAAAAGGAGGCACCGGTATCGTTGCTGCAGCCACAGGCATGGACGGACAGATAAAGGTGCTTAGCATATCTGCCTTCTTCTTGTTTCCCATCATCCCATGTGTGCTTTTCCACATATTTCATCACTTTATTTTCATCTTGCAGGTCTCGGACAGAGATGAAAGGGTGATATGTCACATAGTTAATTCTTCCGAGTATTGCCACAAAACCGTAAgttcttttgtatatttttctgttttttcttacCTCTTTCACTTTCAGCACTCTCAGCATGCAGCATATACGTGACAACTATGTGTAGCCTGTTGGGACTGGTTAACTGGGGTTGTATCATATGGTTTCATTCTGATTTCAAGCCAGTTATGTAGAGTGACCATTCGTAATTTATTAGTCTTCAAATAAAGTTCGAAGAAACTGTCATGGGTCTTACACCTCCAAGTTATTTGTTTGCAATTTTTCTAAATATCTGTGCTGCTCATGCGGtacattttcaaatatattttctgtttcaaatatattttctgcTGCTTCTGTATAAAAAATGGAATGCGAATTGTTATGTTGTTCCGGAATACAAGATGTGTGACCATGTCATTAGGATTTTGTCTAAAAGTTTCGATTACCGAACATCAATGTGTGACTTCTCAAGGATTATTTGCTATCTGTCTCGCAGTGTGGTGAATTGGCAGAAAAAGTATCAGAAATTGTTGACCCGCACTATGTTGACGTTGTAGACATGTCAGAGGTCCAGGTACTGATTACAACTGACATATTTTTTTCCCCTGATATTACTTATTTTAGATTATTCTCAAGCAGCGTTGCTGTGCAGGATGAATTTTCCGCCGTCATAACGAGATCATTGGTCACGCTGGTCCTTGGAATCGAAACTAAATTTGACGCAGAAATGGCAGCGATGACACGTGTTCCATGGGGGACACTTGACAGTGTGGGTGACCAGTCTGGGTAAAGAGCTATCTGGGACTTCAAAAGCTTTCTATTGGTTTTGATGCCCATATGACCAGAGCCTAAACAAACTTGCATATTCTTTTAGGTATGTGAATGGAATAAATACAATTCTTAGCGGCAGCATTCCTGTCCTCGGGAACCATCTAACACCAGTTTACTTCCAATTTTTCCTCGACAAGGTAACACTATTTATACTGTTGTGATAAATACTCGTCATACTATTTTATTAGGACCTGCGATAAATTTATATTACGTTGAGTAGAATAGAAAACAGGCTTTTTGATTCTACTTCATTTATCAAAACATACTTCAATCAAATAGTCTCTACTAAAATTGGAACTGTGATACCCCGAAGCTGTTGACAATAACAATTCAAAGGTATTAAGACTTGACCAACTTGATGCAGCTGGCATCATCCCTTGGACCACGGTTTTATGCTAATATTTTCAGATGCAAGCAACTATCCGAAGCTGGAGCTCAACAGGTCCGTTTTCGTGCCGTATATCCTCCATATGCATGACTCTAATTCTTTCCGTCGTAAAATCTCTTAGTAGTCAATGAGTTGGCTAAAATCAATGTGAAAATCGCTATACCTAGTTTATCAGGTAAATCACAGAGACTTAGTGCCAAACTCAGTTTGGTTTTACACCTCCTCTTTTGTCTTCTCTGCTTTTGTTCAATTCATTTCCTTCAGTACTAGTACTGTTGGAGCATTCAGTGTaggaataatatttttcatgctTTGAGAGTTATAGCTGCATGAGATCCCTCTCACATGTTATGTATCATCTGACCCTTCGTTTACATCTGTTAAGAGTTGAAAGATGAATtgtctgtttttgtttttttttttttggcttcaCAGATGTTACTAGATACGCAAGCCATGAAGACGATTCTTCTAGAAATTCCTTCACTTGCCAGACAGGTTAGCTTATCTCATGATTACCAATTTAATGTATATCTGCCTCTGCTGGTGACTCTGTATCTAGAAAATTTGATTGCTGTTATCTGAGCAAGCTAGTTGTATAAACCAATTTAGCCCTTTTAAATCTGTAAGTTTGTGATGTCACTGCAGACTTCAACTGCTGCCAGCTACTCTAAATTTGTGAGCCGTGAAATGAGCAGAGCTGAAGCACTTCTTAAGGTCATACTATCCCCAATCGATTCGGTGGCAGACACTTACCGTGCACTCTTTCCAGAAGGAACTCCCATGGAGTTTCAGCGCATCTTAGAACTTAAGGTGGTTTTGTCTTTTCTTAATCCATTTCAGTTACTCAGATTCTCTCAAATCCCATTCAGCCTGAAGTCAGAGTATCATCTATTAGATGTGTGTGGAGGATCATGGCACCAAACGGTATATCAGGAAACTAACTATGAACCGTTTTGTGGTGTTGATGCAGGGTCTTAAGAAAGCTGATCAGCAGAGCATACTTGACGATTTCAACAAGCATGGTCCAGGGTTCACACAGGCCTCTGTCTCAGCGGCAATGCCACAACCGGTTCCAACCCCACCTGCACTGCCGCTGGCAATCACTAATCCGGCTACAGCAGCTGGGTTCATAGCAAACAGCGAGGATGTGTTGACGAGAGCAGCGGCTCTTGGCAGAGGAGCAGCAACCACTGGCTTTAAGAAGTTCATTGCACTTACTGAAGCTGCCAAAGACCGCAAAGATGGACCTTTAAGGAGACTCTTCAAcgcctgattttttttttttttttcgaactCAATCTCAACCTCTGAATATGAATCAGGCCTTTTCGTTTCTTGTATAATAATGCAACTTCCAATTACCACTTCTTTGGCATTCGCCTCTTATGTCATAGTGTTGCATCAAGATTATGATTTCCATTTTATATGAAATGGCCTGTGAAGTGCGTAAAATTGTCAGGATCTGATAATGAACTCGAATTCGAGGCTGGAACACTAGATACGTTCTATTTTTGAAGCATCGTGTTCAcatttatctatattttctttctgAAAATTTCTGAGTAGGTAACTAGTATCTTAAAGTAACCgtctcaaaataaaaaaaaattgtatcaaacATTCCCAGAAATTTAAATAGTCTGAAAAAAAACTTAGTTCTGGCAAATATATATGGAGAAAACACTTCATCAAAGTACTTAATTTGTATTACCAataccaataaaaaaaattactaatacTAATTAACTGTCTGAACTAGCTTATTAATCAAAGTTAAATTGTCAAATGAAACAAAATCGACAACGATAatataaacatagaaaatacaACCAAGAGGGTAAGAAACAAGAAAATGCAGGTTTCACATTCCATCTTCAGAGTtcctctcctccattatcagttTCTTAAGGTCTCCTTTTGTTTCCCTGTGCAGAGTATAGGAAGATGGTTGAAAAGGCTACAAGCCTCTTCTAGTGCATGATTCCTTCAAAAGCTTTTGATTATCATCTTCTCACATAAAATGATACTGCACCAAAAACACATTGAATGTGTCACTCATTCGCTTCGTGTCACCACGAGCTTTCTCACCTTCAATGGTACAACATATGATACCTGTTTGGTTCAGGTTATATGTAAGTGAAAAGCTTCTTGACTTCGTTTTTAACCTTTCAAGTTACAACAGCAGATGagctttctttttttaactCACCCCTAAGTCTTTCAAGATTCTTGCTACTTCTTGTAACTCGGGTGTGTCGTCTTCATGCATAGCTGAGACTGACTTTGTTCTGAGAGATTGATGTATACAATGTTGGTTGTTAAGAGCATTAAGAATCAGCTTTCCAgcaagaagatatatatatagatacacCTTAGAACGTAAGGCTCAGAGGGTCAAAAGATATCAGATTGTTGTGACATGCGATGAATCACTCTACGAACAATGTCACCCAGATACAGTCCAGCTATCATCTTCTCAAATccctatatacatatataaaagaaaccCAAAAGATATTTTACATCTCACTGCTTGTTCACTTATGATGGCAATGGATAAGCAAAGATGACTACCATATCGTTTGGGTTTGAACTCTCTGCATCCAAGTCCATGTCATAGGTAGTTCTAGGCAGATGTGAGAACCAAAAATTTCTCCACTCCATATTAACCACCTGaaacatataagaaaacatTTCTTCCTCTTGAGGAATATAAAGCAATgatagcttctttttttttttttttaataatagacCATTAGTACCATGCTTCCAGAAGCTGTGAGCAGACCCTGACACTTGATTATGGCGTCTGTTCGTTCCAAGTAACACGCATTACTACCTGTTCCGAACACAACCGCAACTACCGTATCTGGATCATGGTAATATCCAAGTGACAGAGCTCCAACAGTATCGTTTACCTGCTCAAaagatgaaataaatatttacaaagcATCATTTTTTCTAACATACAATATTTTTCTAATAGTTAGCTAAGATATCACAGTAATTCTAAAAAAGGGGGAACTTACAAGAGCTGCAACGTGGATATCAAGGCCTTTTCTGTTCAGCGCTCCTTGTAGACATTCACCTATGTCTTCTCCCACCTAAAACAACagttatgtaaaaaaaataactttaaaatttgcaCAAGTCAAACTCCCACCATATACCAAGAGATCGATggattacattttttttttatcacaaaatcaTAACATGCCTAACAGTTAAGATTTACTTAAGGTAATCCACTCAATAAATAATTCAATTCCAAGACTCACAACAAGATCTGAAAACCAAGCCACGGCTGCGGAGAATCTGAAAAGAAATGTTAAGTGTATCATCTTACTAACCATTTCACTAATCTCAAAGCCTTTGGTCCATTTGATTAGCACTCCGGAAGATATAGTAGTATGCTTGACAGGGAAAGAAAACGTAAACGCAAGTTCTCTTTTAACACCTAATCGTGAGTTAGATTCGTTCCTTCTTTTTGGATAAACCTTTCCAATGAAAAGGCGAGAAAGTTGAAAAGAACCTGCAATCAAAGAATAACAGCAACTTTACATTATATAATAGCAAAAGCAAAAAGACTGGTgagaaattataaaaagaaagtgAAGAGTGTCACCACCTCGCTGGTGCTATTCATCAAATGGGTAGGTATAGGGTGTCGTTCAACATCTTGAACATCAAGAAATGACCTTTCACCACCCAGATGAATCCTTAAAATCCTAAAGTAAGTGCCTCCAAGGTGAAGTGCGTAATAAGTTCCTTTCTCCGTCCTGCAAGTGTAAAAAAGTAGTCACTGAAAAAGAGAATCCAGTGGCTACAAAAAATATGAGGAAACTAGTGCATTTGCATTGAACACTCGCAAATCTAGTGGATATGATGCAGCAGCATCTCTCACTTTGGCGCCAACATAACAACGTCATATGAATTCAAATCCTAAGGCttttataattatgttttgtgTTGTAGATAATGATGCTTTCTTGTCATTATCTTTTTAGTATTTAGTTTCCTAAATCCCTTAGAGTTTATCGACGGGAGGTGTTATATAAACGAGTCTTGATGTTTTGTTTGAGACACACTTTGATTAATAATAAACTAGCTTCTACGCTTTATACCTTGTGTGACTTGATTAAATTCGTCTCTCAAGAAGTTGGTCTCAAAGAGCTATCGAAAGAAACCTTTAATCGATCCAAGAACAGGTCTCGAAGAACCCCAAAACTCTTAGATCGACCGTTCACCCATTCGTACGCTGCGCCAAGTTGGTATCAGAATTTTGCTATGCTCCGAAAACCTTCTCAACCACGACAATGGTTCGCAAGACACGTTCTCAACAACTCGTTGATGACGATACCCCAGCTACCCAACAATCCATTACTGAGTTACAGCAACAAATCGCGACCTTAACCGCTGCAGTAGCCTCCTTGACAACGCAACACGCCGCGCCTGCAACTCACATTCGCCGTAATGATCAGCTGTCACAACAAGCAGAGTCTGACGATGAAGATGACAACCCTTTTGCCCCTCTTCGCACGCAACGACAAAGACGCCACCATAACAATAACAACTCTGATTCAGACGATGAATTTCCTGACTCTTCTTGGAAATCCAGTTTCAAACTCGAAATTCCAGAATTCAAAAGATCCACGAATGCTGAAGAACTGTTAGATTGGTTCGTGACAGTGGAGGAAATTCTCGAGTTTAAGGAGGTTCCTTTACACCGTTGTGTACCTTTGATCGCCATACGCTTTCGTGATCGGGCAGCAGCTTGGTGGTCTCAAGTAAAAACGACAAGAGCACGGTTAGGAAAAGATAAAATCACAACATGGAACAAGCTTAAACAGGAGATGCAGAAAAATTTTCTTCCCTGCAATCATGAGCAACTAATGTTTCAGAAACTACAAAACCTGCGGCAAGGACCTCGTTCTGTCGACGATTATGCAACAGATTTTTTTAAGATGATTAACCGCGTTGAACTTCGGGATACAGAGGAACAACTGACAATGCGCTTTGTCGGAGGCCTTCGTCAACAGATCCAACATACTCTCAATCTGTTTAGGCCACAATCAATCTCGGAGGCTCACCAACAAGCCATCACCATTGAAGCTCAGAACCGTACAGGTTCGCAATCATGGAATACATCTAGACAAACCAGACAGTCAACATCGGCGCCGACAACTCCCAATACCGATACGACACCTGCAAAAACAGAGACTGCCCTTGTTCCTGTTACTAATAATCAGCAAGCTCGCACCGGTGGATTACGTTGTTACTCCTGTGGTGATCTTGGTCATCGACAGTCCGCCTGTCCCACAAAGACCCGACGAGGTCTTCTGATAGAGGAAGCACACGACGATGACGCCCCCATTTATGATGAAGAACCTGCTGATGATGAAGTTGAACTCTTACCTGATTCGGGTCAATTGCTTATAATACGCCGTTCTTGTCTGGCCCCTAAAATCGAAGCTCAGTTTCCACAACGAAACAGGCTGTTTCAGTCCCGCTGTACGATTAATGGGAAAGTCTGTTCGTTTGTGATTGATTCAGGAAGTAGCGAGAATGTAATCGCTGAAGATGCTGTTGCTAAGCTCCAACTAAAAGAAGAACCGCACCCGACTCCGTACAAACTCGTTTGGCTCCAATAGAGCCATGACCTTGTTGTCACTCGACGTGCATTAGTGTCCTTTTCGGTTGACCAAGCTTACAAAGATCAAGTCTATTGTGACATCGTTCCCATGGATGCGTGTCACTTACTCCTTGGTCGTCCTTGGGAATTTGATAGACGAGTTATTCATGACGGGTTTCTCAATACGTATAGCTTTAGTATTGACAATCGAAAATTTGTGCTCAAGCCGTCTCCACCAGACCAATCACTGACGCCCAACCCAGTTCTACTCCTGCAACGTTCACCTTTCGAAACAGTCATGAGAGAGGAAGGATTCGTGTTCATCCTCGTTACTAAGCCCGCAACCACTGATCGTTTTCATGCCATCCCACCAGCTTTCTCTACCTTAATACACGAGTTTGCTGATGTTTTCCCGGAGGATCTTCCCAACGGCCTACCGCCACTCCGTGATATACAGCACCGTATTGACTTCATTCCTGATTCTGCGTTACCTAATCGATCACACTACAGAATGAGTCCTAGTGAGCACGAGGAATTACGACGCCAGGTAGAAGAGCTTGTCGCTAAAGGTTTTCTTCGCGAAAGTTTAAGTCCATGTGCAGTCCATGCATTGTTAATTCCAAAGAAAGATGGGTCATGGAGAATGTGTGTAGATAGTCGAGCAATAAACAAAATCACGGTTCGCTATCGTTTTCCAATCCCACGGTTAGACGATCTACTTGACCAAATTGGTACTGCGACGATTTTCTCTAAGTTGGATTTCAAAAGCGGTTATCATCAAATCCGTATCAATCCtggtgatgaatggaaaacggCATTCAAAACTCGTGAAGGTCTTTTtgaatggcttgttatgcctttcgGCCTGTCTAATGCACCTAGCACGTTTATGAGGGTTATGAATCAGGCACTCCGACCTTTTATTGGTAAGTTCGTAGTGGTTTACTTTGACGATATCCTCATTTTTAGTTCATCCCTGGCCGACCACATCCAGCATCTCACGTCTGTCTTAACTGTTCTCCGTCGAGATCAGTTCTTTGCAACTTTGAAGAAGTGTGAGTTTGGTTCATCGGAGGTGCAGTTTTTGGGATACATAGTGTCCGATAAGGGCTTGTCAGTAGATCCTAGCAAGGTATCAGCCATTCAATCGTGGCCAATACCAACTACAGTAACCGATGTTCGTAGCTTTCATGGCTTGGCTTCTTTCTATCGGCGTTTTGTTTCACAATTTAGTAGTTTGATGGCTCCTTTTACGGATACCATTCGCGATGGTCGTCTCATCTGGACACCGGCTGCGGCTCTTGCGTTTCAAACCATCAAAGAGAAGCTATGTTCTGCTCCTATTCTTGCTTTACCAGACTTCACTTTGGTCTTCGAGTTGCACTGTGATGCGTCCAAAGCAAGCATTGGCGCCGTGTTGAGTCAAAAGGGACGCCCAATTGCCTTCTTTAGCGAGAAGTTATCTGGTGCTCGTTCCCGTTACAGCACCTATGACGTTGAGTTTTATGCTATTATTCAAGCTGTAAAACACTGGCGTCATTATCTCTTCCATAAGGAGTTTGTGCTCTTCACTGACCATGACGCCCTGAAGCATCTTGGAACGCAAGGAAAAGTGTCTTCTCGCCATGCCTCGTGGATTGCGTATCTTCAGCAGTTCACTTTTGTAATTAAGCATACGTCTGGTGCTTCTAATCGTGTTGCCGATGCCTTAAGCCGAAGACATTCTTTATTGGCGATCCTTCACACCACCGTCACAGGTTTCAGTTCTTTTGTGGCGCTCTACCCGACAGACCCATTCTTTGGTCCTATTTACTCATCCGCGCAGCAAGGATCTTCGTCTGACTACACAGTCCATGACGAGTTCCTTTTTCTCGGTACTCGCCTGTGCATCCCCGAGTGTAGCCTTCGCCTTAGGCTGATTACAGAGTTACATCAGGAGGGCCATGTTGGTCGCGACAGAACGTTACACCTGCTCACCATGTCGTATTTTGGGCCATCTTTGCGTAGGGATGTTGAGAGGTTTATGGAGCGATGTGTAGTGTGTCAGAAAGCTAAGGGACATGCGTCTAATGCTGGTCTCTATATG
The Raphanus sativus cultivar WK10039 unplaced genomic scaffold, ASM80110v3 Scaffold3412, whole genome shotgun sequence DNA segment above includes these coding regions:
- the LOC130494482 gene encoding vacuolar protein sorting-associated protein 53 A-like gives rise to the protein QEETWGIEYGSQNNVLHSSTQLFTDIKKSLKRCSVLSKNQTLFNLFKVFQRVLKAYATKLFLKLPKGGTGIVAAATGMDGQIKVSDRDERVICHIVNSSEYCHKTCGELAEKVSEIVDPHYVDVVDMSEVQDEFSAVITRSLVTLVLGIETKFDAEMAAMTRVPWGTLDSVGDQSGYVNGINTILSGSIPVLGNHLTPVYFQFFLDKLASSLGPRFYANIFRCKQLSEAGAQQMLLDTQAMKTILLEIPSLARQTSTAASYSKFVSREMSRAEALLKVILSPIDSVADTYRALFPEGTPMEFQRILELKGLKKADQQSILDDFNKHGPGFTQASVSAAMPQPVPTPPALPLAITNPATAAGFIANSEDVLTRAAALGRGAATTGFKKFIALTEAAKDRKDGPLRRLFNA